The Styela clava chromosome 11, kaStyClav1.hap1.2, whole genome shotgun sequence genome includes the window CAAAACTAACACTAATAGCTTGTGTAGCTAGTGCCTTGGTTGTAATTGCTCGTCATCAATAGCCTACAAAAGGACCAAAGTTCAGACAACAAAATCGCTGAAATGAAAAGTTGCTCTGATCttgcgaaaaaaaaacaaataatttttaactaaaaaatCTCATAAATATGTGGAAGGAAAACTTACACCATCTGATCAAGGACAGATTTAACATATTGGTAATCAGCATAATCTCCTGATGCTGCAAGCACAGTGGTGTCATTGACTTTCATGATTCTGGATAAATTACGGAATCGTGCGAGAGATCCGTATGACCCAAGAGTATCAGCGGCAATCATTACTCCACCCTCAAATTTCATTCCAAGAACAGACGTTCCAGTCACTATTGGTTgcctgaaaattttttttatgttaaaattaaACTGGTTTGGATAGTTACTAACAGGGAATTGGAATTGCAACTACAAAAGCAATGTAAATGCACTTCAATTTAGTTTTGgggtcaaataaaaatttagtaatcGGTTTTATTCATACTAAAATTTACACAATTTATATTGGCCACTCAATTGCTAATACTgtaaaaataaacattcatGTAAAAAAGAGGAATTTTATCTAACTAAGCATGGTCACAAATAAACACTTATGGGTTGAAAAATATTATGTGAAGAAGAAAGCctgaaaaattgcaaataacCAGTCATATCTGCATATCGGCAGAGGTCTGATGGTCAGAAGGTTGAGGCATTAAATGTTTGACTAATGAATGCTGGAATGTTAATTTCTGAAGGTATATGTATACGAAGGCATAAATGTGTCAGAGACCATAGTTCTGTAGTTACCGAAGTGCAGCAGTACGGGTACGGTACCGGTTGATATGAAAATTGAAGCTTAAAATTGCATTGAAAGTACTGAAATAATATTATAGCATTATCTAAGAGTTTTATGGTATACAGGTAAGAAATATTGTTTAGCTCACATTGTTCGTTTGGTGGCTTCATTATTACTTGTGCTTGAAACTTGTCCTCCAGGAAAGTTATAGAATGATCCTGGTGATGGTCCACCTCTCCAAAATGGTCCCATAAGATTATCCATCACAAAACTTTGAGCGTTGGCGTTAAATATTTGATCTGCTCCTTCTATATTAATAGTCAAAGTCAGGCGTATAAATGTCAAAATTATATACAATAAATGCCTATTTGAAAGACGGTACCGACCGTATTGGTATGCGTATGTACGGTATCTCTTTGTGGATAAGCAACTATCGTTAAATATAATTCACTGTCCAAATAAATCCCGTCTGATCGGTATAACTGATTCATTAAATCATGAATAAGCATTATCTGGAGTCGATATATTTCCAGTTCAGTATTATTGTTTTATGcgattaattttttgttttaacaaATATGCAACGCAATTGCTGAGTAAGCTTATTTCAATGcaaatgaaattaaattattaaataataggCATGACAGAATACTTTCTGTAAAATTCGTTTTAATCGAGCCTTGATGGCGTGCAGCCCCCTCTATCGGAGAAAAAGAAATTTCCTTCGCAAATTAACGGTTGCTATGGCGAGTTTTGTATACCATTAGAACCAATACCACTTACCAATATACTGCAATTTTCCGATTTctagtcagtcagtcagtagtcattagtttattttttcacatgccGAAAGTAACTACACATTGTACAAACATAATTAGGAgagatataaaaaatacattccagatgattgattgattaaagGTAGACGCGATACCGGTACTCCAGTGATGATTATCGAGCGGCGTCACCTATGACTGTACGACAGGGCGTGAGTCTAACATTAAATCATACTAAGGAAAAAAGTCAAACACAGAAACCTAACAAAATCCGGACATACATTGATGACATCCGGAGATACATCGAATAATTGTGATATGATATTTCCAGTTAacttgtttattttaaaatttgttaagtGATTTGTCAATCTCACTTGGTGGCTCTATCTACTATAATACGGGTTTAACTGTGGAAGTAGTGGCCTTGAAGCCTTTACAGAATTCATTATTGAGCCATCACATTAGACTAGAATCTAGCAATGGTAAGATTCGAATTGAAATTCTGTTTATAACCTAGTTATAGTTGATTGTGACTGAATtaaatcttatattttgtatattatgtatataaattataaaaaacgatttgattgattgattgattaaattATCTGATGTTTTCTTAATACAGGTACAAATATTAATACCTTATTCATCACAATCAcgaaatgtaaaatataatgCAAACTAAAGCATAGCAATCAtcagcaatttaaaaaaaaataaacacgtttttattcatacaccttgatatatttattacacCTGTAATAATCTATTATTGCTACTACCACAGCAATGATGTTTTTTATCCAATCATTTTTGTAACAGTTGGCGTCAACCAGAAGGACAGCGCTCACTCATGCGCAGCAAGAAAAAATGAGAGTAGAAAACAGAAGAAAAGAAAATCTCCGAGAAgatcatttgaaaaatttaagagATGATGCATTAATAAAGGTGAGCAATGTTATGATGTCAAGCATCATAATAAGAAATGAATATCCTTATTATCtaaattgttttcaatatttaccGGAATAGAAGCGAAATGTTTTTTCATCGAAATAGACAAAATAATCTGTGTTTACAGTTGATCGCTGATATAAACTTTAGTTTTATTTTCTTCAGGCAAATATGGGAAGTGAGGAGAGGGTCGCTGATAAACGTTTTATTCGTAGAATtcaaaaagaagaagaagaaagaAGAATGGAAGAAGGCATATTAAAGGTATGTCAGCAACATAATTCCTTCTGGTTTTTTAGTTTTCAATTctattgaaatttataattttatatttattttcttataATTTATGAAAGAATCTAATCAATAATGTAGTACAGCAGCTGAAAGACATTCATGGTTGCAGtacataaatttttgaaaaatttcatacATTGTCAGACTACctggtaaattcatattttaatgtGAGTTTCAATCATTTATATTTACTaagatattaaatttttttatgcttCTTAGGCAGAACAAAATCGTAGACAACGTGAAGCACAAATGATGCAAGAAGAAAGAATGGCTAGAGAACTAGAAgttttaaaattagaaaaagtacGGGATGAAAAAATGAGACAACAGATTAGGGATAACAGGTATCCTTATTATCACTTTACATGATATGATGTAGCTGCATTGGGATCTTGTTCATATATAAcacaaataacaaaacaaagCCATATTCAACAATAAAAGTAGTAGGCTACTCTGAAAGTTAATCCTCCTAAATTTATAAATCTTAATTTGATGGTATAACACTGAATCAGCTGCTTGTTTTGGTTCCTCGCTGCTCCCCTTTTCCAGTAAGACTGTgtgtttcacatttttttccTATTCTCGTAAGCGATAACTTTGACTATGAGAAGGCAGTGTTAGCATGACTTGGATGCGCATTCTAATTCACTGCATATTACCGTGCTTTTGAGTTCTTACAATACATCTATTTGTCTGTAGCTTGGAGTTAAGGGAATTGGAAGCAAAATTGAAGGCAGGATACATGAATCGTGAACGTGCTGCCCAAGTTGCAGAGAAGGAAGCAATTAAATATGAAGGCATGAAACGGGATGCTGAAATTGCTAAACTTATGAAAAAAGAACATGAGAGAGCTGGTGAAGCCGAACAAGCCAGAGAAACGGAAAGGTGGCAAGAAAGTGTTCGATACCAACAAGTGagtaatattgttttattattttctgattcagatatttattttcatggtAAATGAAACATTGTACAATTAATCAAAacgaaaaaattagaaaaaaaaaagtttacaacATTTTGAACACAATTGACGAGGTGCCACAGACGGTCACTGTGCCAGTGACATCATAACTACCTACTGAGTTTGGCAGTGGATGACATCAAACAAACCTAAAATAATCAAAACTAGTTCCTTAATATGCAATGTTGaatgtatataaatttgaaaaatatagatCAAGATAGTCAGATCGAGAAAAAGGTGATAATATATCTTCGTTTACCCTCGTAATGTCATACTCAGGTGAGCGCAATTACCCAATGAAATTGCGAAGCTGATTGTTGTGTCTTCGACGAGGTATAACAAATTAATAAGGTAATTGAGCAGATATGATAAATGTGATCATGATAGACTGTTTGACTAAAGAAAACTTCAATAATCTTGGTCACTTTGCTCATATTAATATTCTCTTCAGAAGATGTTCCAATGAGCTGAGTTCTGTTGTCTGAGTCACCCTGAATATTGGATATATTACTTTGAGTGCAATTTTTAAGTTTCAACTCTTTAGATACTTTTGTCTAGTTTgtgctttaaatttttttcaaaacttttgttttaaatcaattgctttaaattattttgtcagGAACTGGAAAGACAACTTGAAGAAAAAGAAAGAAAGAAGCAAGAAGCTTATGAAGAATTCCTGAAAGAAAAATTGATGATTGATGAAATTGTTAGAAAGATTTATGAAGAAGATCAAAGGTATCAACTATAGTATGGATTAGGGTTCACATAGGACACTTCTTCATTctgtttttctaatatttttgaTGTAAAAGAAGACAAATGGAAGAATATAGTTTTGCTCATGATCCACTCCATGGCTACTCAACTGCCGGACCgtggtccgaatccggacctttcgagtattcgattcgaacggcgcctaattctttattttgaatcattcgccccacttttgaagtttccttttctaaaatcacttttatagatttaaatatatatgaaaagatctataacgccataataaacaaacttAATTAGCTAATATTCATTAGTCGGTCGAAGAAGTCtgtgtttaaggatgccgaaatgtaatttctggaaagtccagacccaaatatttttgaggtgtgtatgcggatctttggtaaaaatagttgaatagCCTTGATCTACTCTATATCATCAACCTAAACATTCCTGTAGCATGCTTCCAAAAATTTCCAACTATAAATTCTAGAAAACCATTAATTTCTGGATAAAAAATTGCCTGTATCAAACCTAATATTAGTATGAATATACATTCCTCTTCTGGTCAGCGATATTCCTTATAATATATCAGCAAATCAATGTTTGTCTAGTGAAATTTTTCCAGTAGTGAAGGAATTTCTCTTTACACAGGGATTTATTTATTCCCtggaaataatttcatatttatatttagatgCAGTGTAATGTGACACccaaaaaaaggaaaaacaagacctataaattttttgattactttcACGAAAATGAAGATAATTGTCCTAACACCTGAACTTCTATTTGTATATGATTGTACCcagaagtttcagtaatctaggatgCTTTGTACAAAAGTCATGTTCTCTTTTGAATATGTTCTAAATGACCTCGGTTGGGATCTATTTGCGTCACCCTGTGGAACTGTAAAACACtctcaatgttaaataaaaatgacatgCAATTCTTTCTTGCGTTCAGCAAGTTTATAAGATATTGATTACTTGCAATTTTTCGTCTTactagtaatttttttatttcacagagAGCAAGAAATGCGCCTTGAGAAACAAAGAGCAACTCAAAGATATATTGAGGAGTTTAAGAGAAAGAGAGAGGAGTGGAGAAGAATGGAAAGAGAGAGATTGGAGGAAGAGAACAGAAAGATACTTGCGTTTGCCAATGTTCAACAAGTCCGAGAACAAGATCGGATGCTCAAACAAAAAGAGAGAGAACAAAACAAATCTGAAGTTCAGCAGAGAGTAAGATTTTGTGATTATCACTTAAAAAAAGTTGCTAAATTTAGCATCACAAATTTGTTTCACGTTTTCCTATgctttttatgaaaatttcctCAAGAGATTGTGTAAAAATCTACTAGGAGGAATAAAACTTGATTGAGTGAAATTGTGGATCATACTATTTTACGTGTTTTACCCAAAATAGATTTGTTTACTAACAACTACATTCTCCAGCACTAAGCAGTAAGATTTAAATTCAGGTGTCAATTTGTCTGCATagaatattcaaacatatttttcataacGCAAATTTGCACTTtggaacaaacaaacaaaagcaTTTTTAGTGAAAGTTTCAACTAACTATGCTCAATTTATATATaactaaaaagtaaaaaaagtgATGTCCAattcgatttttattttctctaaaTATAGGTACCGGTATATACCTCTTTGTATTTTACATTAATAATCTCGTACTCGTACAtatatgcaatttatatattttatgtcAGCTTGCTCAAAAGATTGCTAGAGAACAGGATGAAAAGGAAGAACGTGAGAGAATTCTGCTTGAACTTTATTTGGAGGAACAAGAAGAAGCTGAAAGAGAGAAAGAAAAGgttgataattttatttgttaaaaaCTTGTGTGATGTAGCTCTGTGGTTAAGACCCTAGACTTAACTAGGCTGGCCCAtaagttaaaattttgaattcgaatCCTGTGCACACGACCTCACTCAGAAACTTGAACTTTTTTGTGTAATATTGTATTGAAAACTTTTAGTAATCTAGGATCCTTTACGCGAAAGTTATGTTCTATCTAGAATATAACTTCACTACTGTTATTTACAGGCTGAGTTGGAACGTAAATTGCGCCAGAGGATTGAACTTCAGCAAACACACGCTGAGCAGATGCAATTCAAGCAAATGCGAATGCAAGCTGAATTACAAGAAGAGGAAGAGTTTAGAAGGTAAATACCTATGTAGTTATATATTCCGAAACAGTGCTTCTCAAAGTGGACAACAATGTCTCCTAGAACAGTGATTTTCTACCAGTGTTCCGTGGAGCACTAGTGTTTTATTAAAGACCTTCGGGTGTTTCACCACAAATTGCTGTTTTACAATCACATTTTTCTTATATTTCTTAATAACAAATTTCACAttcatatttttctgattaaaaatttcataataataacaaatttaACGAAGCAATAATCTAAAACTGAAAATCACAtgttttgtctgtatgtatgacAATAAGAATCAACAGCGCGCAAAAagttttatgacatcatagcaAAAATATAGTCAGCCATTTTAATTTGTCAGTTGTAGTTAGTTTGCCAACACTATTCATACGGCATCCGGAGTTAATCAATTACTCTTGCCATGAtgcatattatatttgaaaaaaaaaaaaaaaaactaacagctaaaaactgttgaaaaaaaacttttgcatCAATCTATGTCACTTGCAGCCTGTTTAAGATAATTCTTTGCAACCCTAATTTGAATTTGTTTGGATTTTTTATAACTTTAGTCGATGAGCTCTTTGTCTCTTTGGTATTTCCTTTGTCTGAAGAAAATGACCGAAATAGGAATTTACATAGTTTTTATTAGTTAATTGGATAGTTTATTTCcgaaaaatctgaaatttttgTCTGGTGGTTCGCAAACACTCATTGTATCGAAAGTGTTCCACGACTCAAAAAATGGTGAAATCACTGGTTTAGAGGGTGAACAAATACAAAAGGGGTTGGGTAGTCCTGTGGATGGTGGTGCATTCTCGAAAAAGTCAGAGTTATCGCAAAaccaaaattttgcaaaatatggcAATCTGGCAAATACCCGCTAATTTTTAATGAATTCAAATCatgaattatttcattttcaacatCGTATTTAGTGATTAAAAGATTTTTCTCGATGTGACGCTATCACTATCAAATCGAAGAAATTGTCTTTCAAGCAGCAAATGGGATGATTTAATATTGTATCTGACCAAAATGCCTCCAAATATTAAATACTCTGTAAAGATCGCATAGtacatccatctcattaaataACACCATAATCTATACCTAGTCTACTTGTTTAATTAAGTTTGTAAACATTGAGTTTTTTGTATTGTTGGGAAGGGAGTCGATAATGATGTAAAGAGTGCCGTAAGGGGGTGACGCTATGACATAAATAAAAAGTTGTGAAACCAATGTGCTAAAACCTATATTTGCAGCAAATAAACTTTGCCGAAAATTAGTACATACAAATTTTTTAACATCCATCTGGGAACTCTTACTATTTTTGTATTCAGACAAATGTTGGCTAAATTTGCTGAAGATGATCGTATTGAGCAGATGAATGCTCAGAAACGTAGAATGAGACAACTTGAACACAAAAGGGCTGTTGAGAAGTTAATTGATGACAGAAGGAAACAATTTGAGGCTGACAGGGTGAGCTATTGGActtataatactttttttaacTCTTCAGTGCTTGTTAcctttgaataaaaatgtttggtTCATCATTTATGGTAAAGTACACATATTGAATGAGGTACCGGTATGTTTGACTGCTGCTGTTTGACTGTCTGGCcccttttttttataaatctgTCCATTtaacaaagtttatttttttgggAGTTTCCAAATCAGgcatattttattgtaatttcatCAAGGTGTCGTTCTGGCTTGTTCCTTAGTTTAATTCTCTATCTTTAGAGAAATTTACCAATATTCACTTGTCATGTGACAGCTATAtggatattttaattaaattattgaaTCAAAACTCAATTATTTACtggaattaaattatttctcataaaaaagaaacaatgtaATACCTAAACTACGTAATGAGTTTTTGGATTTAAACACTCAAGACAAGTTTTAGGTCATATTTTATTATGCATAATTTATTTCACAGGAACGGGAGTTGGCAGAAAGGCGTGAAGAAGAAAGATTAGAAGCAATGAGAAGACAGATTATTGAAGAAGAAAGACAGAGATTACTTAGAGAACATGCTACTAAGTTACTTGGATATCTACCTAAGGTATGTCATCTCATATTTGTGATGGAATCACCTAAACATCCAGTCGTTCGTGTACTGGACCTAACCATGTCAGGGTTTTAGGTGATATATATGGTCCAAATATAATGCCCACTATTTCGCACAGTCATTATTGGAGTAGGCGAGGCCaatctgaaaattttgtttcttcCATTTCGATGGCTGCTGGTTCCAGGTTCTGTTTGTAGTGAAAATTGCAAAGACAATTTGGGCCGATTAATTGATACAATATTGATATTATATGTTCATTCTGAATTTAGTGTTTTTCGCTTGAGGCATTCTACCTCAAGTATACAAtgaagcattttttttataaataatgcTTCTAACTCCCAATTTGTTTGTCAGGGTGTACTGGTCAACAGCGGAGATTTGGACATGTTTGATGATGCATTCAAGAAAGCTTATACCAAGAGACAAGTTGATCCATTTTCTGATGACAACTGGGAATGAAATTCCAATACTTTGTGTTGAAAAGAcatttattagttttttattGTCTGTTATACATGACTTTGTCCTTATTATTTAACTTTGGTCACTCAAGTATCTGCCATGGAATGACCGAGACTTGAAGGCCCATGCTCACTATATCCAACTGTGCTTTTGTGTTACAATTTGATATGTTAGGTTTTTGTCCATTTCATGTTATAGTCAAACGTAAAATGTGGCCGCATTGATTTTATGATCCACTGTTGTAAATACAATCTCACTTCGATAATGTTGATGTCCTTTGTGAATATCCTGGGAACAGAAATTATCTTTAATTAGAatgatataatttatgtttactCTCACCCATTCACTATACTTGCTCATCAAGATTCTGGCCTGTGATAGCTTCatatatgattttatttatcattttaccATGAAGAATAGGAACACGAATAAAGGTAATAATCGGAAAAAGCCATAGCCAGCAATTTTATCAGGCTCTCTAAAAGGTATACAGACCGCTCGTACCACAGACTGGTGATGGTTTGTGGTTTCAGGTTAAGGCTATATTCGACTAATAATCGCAATGTACCGGTGCCGCAGGTTAGGAGTGTATGTTGCCTGTGTGTTGAATATACCTAAATGTATAAATCTACATGTATTTACAACTGGCTCAAATTTTACACAAACTGTCTTATGCAACATTATGTCCATGGTCCGAGAAGTCCGTTTACTCTCGACAGCAGGACCAAGCAACTATTTATCGCAATgggccaaaacaaaatattatggtGACTCTGAGACCAGAACATCAAACGACCCATTAATTTTCAGCAACTCAAAGTCGAGCTAGCAGGTGTTCAACTGTAAGCTGATTCCTGAATTTTGTCTTACACAGCGTCTGTTTTGATATGAACTGCTCACAGTAGCATTTGTGATGCCGAAAGAGAGacttcattttatatttatcattttacaGATTCCGGGGATGTCCATACATACAATCAGCTTGTGTACAAATATGCGAATCTATGATAGGCTCGTTTGTTATCAATAATTGTCCATAATTTTGTTCTACTTTGATATTCACCGAGAGATTGTCCATTTGGCGGGTCACTGTTAAATAAGAATACTGCTGAGACACTTTTCGATGACTACGGAATGTTTTATACAATACTGTCGCTTGCTTTGGCAAATTACACTAACCGCATCTTGATTGCATTGAAGAATGAGGTATTCCAGGCACAACTCTTTCAGTTAAAAACCAACATTCCTTTCTACTTGCCGACATTCTAACTTTTTGAATCACAGCACAGCACCAGAAAAAGATATCACCTTTATGTCCTTATTGAATCCTTGTCAGACGAATTTTCCACTTAACACAACGTCGATGGAGCCGTCACAAATAAGAAAAAGCATTCTAAAATAATTGGATACCAATCCTCTTACTGGCCACGCAAATAGGTTGCCACAATCCGGCCCGCGAACCATATGTATCAAACAGCAACGCCACCCTTTTGGCACTAAAACAATTATGACAAGCTTCATTCTACTCTTTATTTCTAACCAACAAATGAATTCAAACATTGCTCACTGTGCTCCTCATCTTACTGATGTAGGGTAAATGTTATCCACAGCTTCAGAATATATATTTGACAAGCAAACAAAATCACATTCTAGGCACCtttattacaaataaaaacattgataaaaaaatgGAACAGTAAAACTACAAAGACAATGCTATTGACAAAATTGTCCTTTACGAGTGGGGCTGCACACACCATTTGCATTGGAGAATACAAGATACATAAGATCAGCTATAAATACTAGAATAGGCGAAAATCCCTAaggaatcgaaatattttcatctCTGGAAAAGGTATtatgttgaaatttgaaaaaatcatattGCCTTATACCAGAAACTAAAGTGTAATGAACGAACATGGGACACAAAGGTCAAATGACTAACAGCAATTGCCAATGTCAGAAACAGAAATCTGTCAAATGATTATTTCCATCAGTATCATCACCATAGCGATTTCCATCTGTGTTAGTAAGGCCTTATCCATTAGCTGAAAACCGGTTTGTCAGTAAATCGACCGATTGACTACAGTATGTGTTGGagtaaaaatagtaaaattttttGTGGAACATCAAGTCTCTTAGTTATCACTAGATTCTAGTGACTTCAAGtactgaaaatgtgaaatcgaTTACTGCATTAGTTGCAGAGCAATTCGTAGGTATACCTCATGTTCAATGAATAACATGGAAGACACCAATCCAATCTTGCTCCATCTGCATTTACCTCCATCTCTCTGTGATGTGAATTATATATTCCTAGTCTTTATTGTCTTTATTACGTGCTTCCTTTATTTTCTGTCTATTCAAAGTCCCATCTTTATCCAAATACATCAATAAAACTTGAGATATATCTCTGCTTTCAATTTTAGCACTCAACTGAGACATCAAGTCCGGTACGCTTGTTGATGCATGTGCAAGTTGAGGATGAACCATCTGCAGTTTTCTCAAATCTCTTCGCTTTTTCTCCGCAGCATTTAATGATGCCGAGCGGCCCAACATTGGTGATGATGATGAATTCATTCGACGAAATTTTGCTAATCTTTTGTCCACAAGTTTAAATTCTTTTATTGGTGCATTTGGCCCAGATGGTGGAAGCAATGGTAACACCATTCGAGGTCTATGATTGATTGAAACTTCTTTTGGTAAACTTGAGCTTGTTAGTTTGATTTCTGAATTTGTTGGTGTCCCGGATTCATCATCTGTCTGCCCTAGTGTTAAATACCTGCTTGGCACAACCAAGCTATGTGTTGAACTAGCAGATTTTAACAGTCTACTGACACCTTCACTTACTGGTACATTGTATTTTCCTCGATAATATCGCCTTTCTGAAAGACACCTCTTCAAAGGTTCTGAAATTTGATTGTTGTACGATCCACATTGTATTTTAATTCCTGGACAAGAACGAGTTGAGAATGTACGAGGGTGTGGTGTGGGTGGAGCATCAGGCTTGGTTGGAAAATTCATCGCTTGTGGGCTGGCAACACTGTCTCGCCTGGTCAATAATATCTGCATTGATGCACGATCTTGTGGTGTGAAATATTTTGAAGCTTCATTGAAATTCGTTTTTGTCGCATATGATCCTATAAAACAGAAATATAAgttttaaagaaaaatataatatgaatgAGTACTTGGACGGAAAATTTGACGTCAATTCTTCTATATAAGGATACCAAAAGAAGTAATGAAATGAGAATACTAAAAATCTGATCTAACCACTGATGGATTGTGTTGGCATGCATAAGACGCTGATTAGTTTTAGACGCAGACGCAGATTAGATTAGGAAATGCTTGCCATTGCTACTCTGATTAGCCCAAGTTTCCAACCCCCATGTGGAGTCATCCTGAATGAGAGAATTGCTGTACTTCTCGCAAGTACAGGGTTGGTCTTAGacagttacagcttcctccaccaccatgTTTATGCATCTGAATGGAATTtttggttaactattcccaCTATAtctgacatgaactggtaatcTGACAAGAGACCAAGACTTGCCATGTGCATTAATCAACTTATGGGCTTTCCTTTCCCAGAGTTATATATGAAACTTCCATGCTATCGTAGTCGGTTGATACAAACAACATTATAGAAGCTATGCAAAACGGTCCTTGGTTCCTGACTTTTATATAGTTTCTACTAAATAAAATAAGAGCAACTTCAACCAACCTCTTCTCAATTGTACTTTATCATCAAAATTAGGACGAACAATTCCTTTAAAACTGGATGAATTTTTCCTTTTCTAAAAATATaggcaaaatgatattttgtgttTTACTATCAGTAGATAAAATAagaatataaaatagaatatcTAAGAATATAGAATATCTGGCTGACAAGCCGGTTATAACAATAGCATAATAACTCCATTTTCAAACCAATAGTTCGCAACAAATTTTTTCCTACCTGTCCAAAATATAATTGTGAAGAACGCCGTCTCATTCCAGTATATTTCATTGTTAAAGATGTAGAATTTAATAAATCTGTGTAATTCTCACCAAcgcattttgaa containing:
- the LOC120346890 gene encoding meiosis-specific nuclear structural protein 1-like, which encodes MLASTRRTALTHAQQEKMRVENRRKENLREDHLKNLRDDALIKANMGSEERVADKRFIRRIQKEEEERRMEEGILKAEQNRRQREAQMMQEERMARELEVLKLEKVRDEKMRQQIRDNSLELRELEAKLKAGYMNRERAAQVAEKEAIKYEGMKRDAEIAKLMKKEHERAGEAEQARETERWQESVRYQQELERQLEEKERKKQEAYEEFLKEKLMIDEIVRKIYEEDQREQEMRLEKQRATQRYIEEFKRKREEWRRMERERLEEENRKILAFANVQQVREQDRMLKQKEREQNKSEVQQRLAQKIAREQDEKEERERILLELYLEEQEEAEREKEKAELERKLRQRIELQQTHAEQMQFKQMRMQAELQEEEEFRRQMLAKFAEDDRIEQMNAQKRRMRQLEHKRAVEKLIDDRRKQFEADRERELAERREEERLEAMRRQIIEEERQRLLREHATKLLGYLPKGVLVNSGDLDMFDDAFKKAYTKRQVDPFSDDNWE